The segment AATACTACTTACAAGGTTGAGATATTCCAATttcttttgtgtttgtttgaTATTGAAATGCAATTATGTAAATGAGTTGGAGACAAGGTTTAAATATAGTagtttatatttatatagtacgagtacgagtacgattACGAGTACGAGTTGTTGCGGTTTTTGTACATtgatttggtttggtttggttgatTTGATGGTTgatggttggttggttgggtGTTTGTCGGGGGCAGGAAGACATGAGAAAAATAATGAGCATGAGCATTTTGAATACACATTTGAGTTATTAATGAGATTCGATGATTCAATGATGTATGTATGCACGAGTATGTAGGAGGTATGCTGGTGCATATTGCACTTTAATTTGTTTCGATTTCGATGTATTTCATTTGCGCTCGTGTGTTTGTTCCAGCTACGTTTTGTTTTGAGTTCATTTTACACATGAATGTTCGTATGTACGTATATATGCTATATgggtgtatgtgtatgtatctATGAGGGTGCGACTTCTTCTCAGCATTTAGCACTCTACACTATTCGCTTGCAATCTTCGATGTATTTCTATGGTCTATTTGGTTCTTTTTTTGGAGGTGTCTATTGCATCCAATTGGGTAGCGACAGATTTTCAACACTTACAGTGGGCGATTCCAGGCCCAGCTTGTGCAGTATCGAGCCGCGTCCGCCCGGGCGTATGATCAGCCCGTCCGCATCTTGCAAGAGTCAGAGTTGAAGGGTATGTGCGATCGGTTAGTGTTTGCTCGTCGCTGTCTGTTGCTGTCTGTGTTGTGGTCCACTCCAAATAGTTTGTCGATTCGGCAACCCACCAAAACTGGCCCAATATTTAATCGAATGCTGATAAGCAGAGTCAGCGGCCAACTGGCTCAGTCACTGGCGAGGTGCTCCACTTTTGTCGAAAGTGAACCTCTCTCTGGGGGCCTTAGGGGCCATGACATCACATGTGACATGAGCCAGCTTTGCCCCGGGCCTGATAAGGGGGGTGCCTCCTCGATAGACGCATAGGTAGATCGATGCACACTACTTACATGACTGGAGCGACTGCGTACAATGTCCGGCGTCTGGGGCTCATCCAGCAGCACCGACGGCGACTCGGCGATGCCCATGCCCCGGCGGAAGCGGGTCAATGCCTCCAGCACCTCATCCGTTGCCCGGTCCGAGATGGCGGCGGCCAGCGTCTGCTCAATCTCACTGTAAAGAACCAAGCACAAATTAGTCAAAGGAGTCGAAGGGGAGCCGGAGAACAGGGCTACTTATGGCCAGCTGGCTCTGGATCTGCGGGCAAAGGCACAGGCACAAGCATAGGCGAAGGTTCCAGCTCTTCATCGGGACACACTCTGTAGACTGGACTGCTGCCCTGCGCCTTCGAGGACGAGCCGCCGAAGCAGCAGCACAAAGTGCGCATCAGACCCATTTCTATGCTGGTCGGGGGTCGCTGCTCAACAGCTGTCGCACGATGACTGCCAACTGATTCGCACTGGATTCTCCTCGGACTATTTGCTGGCGCTCACACAATATCGCGACACATATGTTTTCTTAGAAATGTATACATATGTCTATTCCTATATCCTATGTGCCTGGCTCTGGGCCACAGACGCGTTTGAGTCCGATATCCCCTTTGGCACAGTGGAACTGCATTcagctgtttctgtttttcttgtgtgtgtgttttttaaTCTTATCGGGGAGTATGCTCTTTTGCTCTTTCTATTTCTACcactctcccccccccccccccccccccccacacacacacacacacacacgtgctAATGCCAGTGCTCTCCACTCTCCACATTCCAACTGAGAGTGGGGAGTCGAGTGTTGTGGAGAGGCTGCTTCGCTGGGAGAGAGCGCCACTCGAAACGCAATTTAAAATATGCAAAAACAATATGTTTGCTTGCTTGCTTCCCATACTCTTCCAGAGGGTATCACCCATTTGGGATATAGATTTACCATACAAATTCTTAATCATTTATCTGTTTTTATGGAAACTACTCTGTCGGCTGTAACCTTTCATAGATCACTCACGAATCACAGAAAGTGCTGTCCAGCCGTAAGTGTATCTACAGCTTCGGCCCCATTTCTTTTTTCGTTTGCGAATCATGACTAATAACTGTGTTAATATTTACTATGAATGCGATACTTACTATATAATCTTAATCTTTCTACAATGCTCACCATTCAAATGAAATTCTACAATTTTCCTAAACATTTCCCATATCAACACTCCGTTTGGTCTCCTTTTTTCCCTCACTTATCGCAATTCGGGCTTGAATTTGACCTTCGAATCTCGCTCTAGGATTGCTATGAGTATtgtgttcggtcaaactcctttaaggaacaagtattcaaatgaccctcgtaaaatagagagcctacgctcactttttgtatttactcaccataattgtactaaattcaccactgtattctctctcttattcccagtactcaagcactaagatttgtaataaatagttattccctaatactcaactggatcgatcgacttttctcttccttgtatagactttgattcgtttgcagaaaaaactaacacacccccatccgtgaattaacattaatgcggaaaacgctccgtgtacaaacattttggcgcccaatGTGGGGCATGTGTGTTATGTTAattcttctgtgaacaattaaactaatcGCAATCTACAAAGGCAACAATTAcaacattcgctcgtctcgcagctgcaatcgaaagctccgaaaaccgtatcagaattgttcgtctagaTCGCGGGATCGTTGTCCTcgccttgctctcgccgttCTCGTTTAATTTTATCATTCGCTTGTCACCCACAACGCATTCAACGGCGCTTGCATTCTCGGTTCGTTCGCTTTGCAGCTACCTGCTTTGGTCTATCGATCAACGCATTCTTTCTATTGGAATTCCACCGCTTcactttcgttttgctttcgttgccgctgctggaacttttgcttttgctttcacCATTGGATTTGTGctctagctgctgctgcttgctgcgttttttgttgttgttatttttggaagcTCTAGTTCTGTGTCAGCGTAATTACACTACACAACAAAATGACGACGCTCGAAGACTTAAAACGCCAACGGAGCAATATAAAACGAAATATAACTCGGATCAAATCTGTGGTAGATGCTAAATCGGAAACCCCGATATGCAATGACGAGCTTCGCTATCGGTTGAACATCTTAGAAACGTATTTCAAGAATGTTTTAAGTGTCCAAGCTAATATTGAAGACCTTAGTCCGAATGATGAAGGACGGGCAGATTTGGAGGATACATACATAGCAATCAAGCTAGccataaaggaaaaaatggGAGGAGATCTGAACGCCAGCATTGTTGCGCCGGACTACCACCCACCGCCAGTGAAGTCATCGTTACCAAGGTTGTCGCTACCCACTTTCGACGGAACATATGCAAACTATAAGAATTTCATTCACTCGTTCGAGCAAATTGTTGTGCGTGAGTCTGGATTGTCTAATATAGAAAAGTTTAATAATTTGCTGACCTGCCTCACGGGGCCGGCATTAGATACAATTCAGGCATTCCAGGTTACAAGCGAAAACTATCCGAAGGCCCTAGCAAAACTCAAAAGCCGTTTTGATAATCCTACTCTTATATTTTTAGAAGGTATTGAAGCATTGTTTGCACTACAACCTGTGGAAAGGTCAAACAGTCAGCAGCTTCACAGCCTAGTGGATAAGGCATCCGCTATATTAAGCTCGCTGGAGTCCATCGGCAAACCTGAGAACATTGTTCACGCTAtggttatatatattataatggaaaagtgTGATCAGCAAACTCGGAACAAGTGGAAGGAATCGCAGGACTACAAAACTCTGCCAACCTGGCTAGCATGCACACAGCTTTTGGAACGCCTCTGTCAGTTTCTCCATTCGTCTGGAAACTCGGCTGCTACTTCGTCACAACGAAAGGCTGAATCCAATAAGTCAAATCGTCATTCTAATCACCAAATAAACTCGTCGTTTGCTATCACTAATCCGTCTTGTACACTTTGTTCTAGTTCTGGCCATAAGATCTCTAATTGCGCTCAGTTCAAGGCTATGAACAGCAACCAACGGTACGACAATGCAAAACGCCTCAGTCTCTGCATCAATTGTCTTGGAAATGGTCATAGAGTGGCGCAATGTTCATCGACTCATCGTTGCCGATCCTGTAATCGGAATCATCATTCATCTTTGCATCACTCTCAGCCGCAACAGCCACCCCAATCATCAGCAGGACAATCTTCAACTACTGAACCGGTACTCCAACCAGCGCAACCCTCCTGGCAAACGGCTCATCAAGCTGCTTCACATTCTCATATGGAGATCGCAGCAGATGATCAAATTTTGTTGGCAACAGCTATGGTTTTGGTAAAGGATGCCACAGGTGAATACAAACTCGGTAGAGCGTTGCTTGATTCATGCTCTCAGGTTAATTTTGTAACCGAAACCTTTGCACAAAAGCTTCGCCTTCGTCGTGAAAAACACCACATTGGAATTCGCAGTATAGGAGACTCCCTTACTAGTTTGAAGGCTCGTACGACTACCTCTATTAAGTCACGTACTTCCGGCTATCA is part of the Drosophila miranda strain MSH22 chromosome Y unlocalized genomic scaffold, D.miranda_PacBio2.1 Contig_Y1_pilon, whole genome shotgun sequence genome and harbors:
- the LOC117189984 gene encoding uncharacterized protein LOC117189984, whose protein sequence is MTTLEDLKRQRSNIKRNITRIKSVVDAKSETPICNDELRYRLNILETYFKNVLSVQANIEDLSPNDEGRADLEDTYIAIKLAIKEKMGGDLNASIVAPDYHPPPVKSSLPRLSLPTFDGTYANYKNFIHSFEQIVVRESGLSNIEKFNNLLTCLTGPALDTIQAFQVTSENYPKALAKLKSRFDNPTLIFLEGIEALFALQPVERSNSQQLHSLVDKASAILSSLESIGKPENIVHAMVIYIIMEKCDQQTRNKWKESQDYKTLPTWLACTQLLERLCQFLHSSGNSAATSSQRKAESNKSNRHSNHQINSSFAITNPSCTLCSSSGHKISNCAQFKAMNSNQRYDNAKRLSLCINCLGNGHRVAQCSSTHRCRSCNRNHHSSLHHSQPQQPPQSSAGQSSTTEPVLQPAQPSWQTAHQAASHSHMEIAADDQILLATAMVLVKDATASPSS